The Henckelia pumila isolate YLH828 chromosome 2, ASM3356847v2, whole genome shotgun sequence genome includes a window with the following:
- the LOC140880176 gene encoding F-box protein At3g07870-like, translating to MNELASILMDLPSDIIANILSRLPSPTIISCKCVCKQWHELISTPEFVKYHLSVSTPELLVLQKDPKGEYLCKFVDDFQLHQHGFCSEQGMKFDPKAFISSPADYQIEMKGSVDGLLCLQYSSKIDDVIYVCNPITREYTSLPRLPRFVKYANFTHCGFGVSSITSQYKVVYMLQKSVNEAWQCARSENYECEFYDYLVYTLGAAGTSWRSIARNSPFEQAHLSFGVFLNGNLHGLVRKSSESTVSISCFDLEDESFKPFSRPPYPMKLVWFGNCDILGVLDDCLCICDGSSLGTEGGIVFWTMKEYGVNKSWTRQFVVMGTQIRPSFPFHVVYPIKGYKNGDILFSWKDKNMVFYYSKETETNHKVDISAHGLDSGGWFKATTHNSSFLSLESFDGEHVASF from the coding sequence ATGAATGAACTAGCATCAATCTTGATGGATCTACCATCAGATATAATCGCCAACATCCTATCGAGACTTCCATCCCCAACTATCATAAGCTGCAAATGCGTTTGCAAGCAATGGCACGAGCTAATCTCGACTCCGGAGTTTGTCAAATACCATCTTTCTGTTTCAACCCCTGAACTACTTGTCCTCCAAAAGGATCCAAAAGGCGAGTACCTTTGCAAATTCGTCGATGACTTTCAGCTTCATCAACACGGTTTTTGCAGTGAACAGGGGATGAAATTTGATCCCAAAGCATTCATCAGCTCTCCTGCAGATTACCAAATAGAGATGAAGGGTTCGGTAGATGGTTTGCTTTGCCTGCAATACAGCAGCAAAATAGATGATGTGATTTATGTATGCAATCCGATCACACGTGAGTACACCTCTCTTCCCAGGCTTCCACGCTTTGTCAAGTATGCAAACTTTACTCACTGTGGGTTCGGGGTAAGCTCAATTACCAGCCAGTACAAGGTCGTTTACATGCTCCAAAAGAGTGTGAACGAAGCGTGGCAGTGCGCGAGGTCTGAAAACTACGAGTGTGAATTCTATGATTACCTCGTCTACACACTTGGGGCTGCAGGTACTTCTTGGAGAAGCATTGCAAGAAACTCCCCATTTGAGCAAGCTCATCTCTCCTTTGGCGTGTTTCTGAATGGAAATCTACACGGGCTGGTAAGAAAATCAAGCGAATCCACGGTTTCAATATCATGTTTCGATCTTGAAGACGAATCGTTTAAGCCCttttctcgtcctccatatccAATGAAGCTGGTATGGTTTGGAAACTGTGATATTTTAGGCGTTTTGGATGATTGCTTGTGCATTTGTGACGGTAGTAGCTTAGGTACTGAGGGGGGCATCGTTTTCTGGACGATGAAGGAATACGGGGTCAACAAATCATGGACGAGGCAATTCGTTGTTATGGGCACACAGATACGCCCTTCTTTTCCATTCCATGTCGTTTACCCGATCAAAGGTTATAAAAATGGCGACATCTTGTTTTCTTGGAAAGACAAGAATATGGTGTTCTACTACAGTAAAGAGACTGAAACTAATCATAAAGTTGACATATCTGCGCATGGTTTGGACTCAGGGGGTTGGTTCAAGGCGACTACTCACAATTCAAGCTTTCTTTCACTCGAGAGTTTCGACGGGGAACATGTGGCCTCGTTTTAA
- the LOC140880177 gene encoding large ribosomal subunit protein uL10-like — translation MAPKVSKADKKIAYDQKLCKLLDEYTQVLIAAADNVGSNQLQSIRRGLRGDSVVLMGKNTMMKRSIRIHAENTGNNAILNLIPLLVGNVGLVFTKGDLKEVSEEVAKYKVGAPARVGLVAPIDVVVPPGNTGLDPSQTSFFQVLNIPTKINKGTVEIITPVELIKKGDKVGSSEAALLAKLGIRPFSYGLIITTVYDNGSVFTPEVLDLTEDDLIEKFAMGVSMVTSLSVAISYPTLAAAPHMFINAYKNVLAIAVETDYSFPQADKVKEYLADPSKFAVAAAPVAASNAGAASAPAAKEEEKKEEPEEESDGDLGFSLFD, via the exons ATGGCGCCTAAGGTCTCCAAGGCGGACAAGAAGATCGCGTACGACCAGAAACTCTGCAAGCTACTCGACGAATACACGCAGGTTTTGATCGCGGCGGCGGACAATGTCGGGTCCAATCAGCTGCAGAGCATCAGGAGGGGTTTGCGTGGTGATTCCGTGGTGCTCATGGGTAAGAACACTATgatgaagagaagcatcaggaTTCATGCTGAAAACACCGGAAACAACGCTATTCTTAACCTCATTCCCCTCCTTGTT GGAAATGTTGGATTGGTGTTCACTAAGGGTGACTTGAAGGAAGTCAGTGAGGAAGTTGCCAAGTACAAG GTTGGAGCACCTGCTCGTGTTGGTTTGGTGGCTCCTATTGATGTCGTCGTCCCACCTGGTAACACTGGTCTTGATCCATCACAAACTTCCTTCTTCCAG GTCCTCAACATTCCAACCAAGATCAACAAAGGTACTGTCGAAATTATCACTCCTGTGGAACTTATCAAGAAGGGTGATAAAGTGGGTTCCTCTGAAGCGGCATTGCTTGCAAAACTTGGAATTAGGCCATTCTCATATGGTCTCATTATCACCACTGTGTACGATAATGGATCTGTGTTCACCCCGGAGGTGCTTGATTTGACAGAAGATGACCTCATCGAGAAGTTTGCCATGGGTGTTTCCATGGTCACTTCCTTGTCAGTTGCCATCTCATACCCAACCCTCGCTGCCGCACCACACATGTTCATCAATGCCTACAAGAATGTTTTGGCTATCGCTGTTGAAACTGATTACTCCTTCCCACAGGCTGATAAAGTCAAGGAATATCTCGCG GATCCAAGCAAGTTTGCTGTTGCAGCTGCTCCGGTAGCTGCGTCCAATGCCGGTGCTGCTTCTGCTCCAGCTGCCAAAGAAGAGGAGAAGAAAGAAGAGCCCGAAGAGGAGTCAGACGGTGACTTAGGCTTTAGTCTTTTCGACTGA
- the LOC140882738 gene encoding uncharacterized protein produces MSLACLVCHGVESPSHSFRSYSASSSDNEGRCSAMANCLIKRTSLPHHRANPSITSSKVMPQPTVPSTGVASGAPRLVRSHAVRRDLVRDWNFDEVLLER; encoded by the coding sequence ATGAGTCTGGCGTGTCTTGTTTGCCATGGTGTAGAAAGTCCATCACACTCCTTCAGAAGCTACTCCGCCTCAAGTTCTGACAACGAGGGACGTTGTTCCGCAATGGCCAATTGCTTGATCAAGAGAACTTCATTACCACATCATAGAGCTAATCCGAGCATCACATCCTCTAAAGTGATGCCTCAACCTACGGTCCCAAGTACTGGGGTCGCCTCGGGTGCCCCTCGACTGGTAAGAAGTCATGCTGTTAGAAGGGACCTTGTACGCGACTGGAACTTTGATGAAGTATTGTTGGAACGTTAA